From Selenomonas ruminantium AC2024, a single genomic window includes:
- a CDS encoding methyl-accepting chemotaxis protein, producing MRLKDIRIGVKILVLVVIGIIGMAILSFSGYSAMSKAGDDLDNMYHRKLKATRLLGNEINYTRKVQLGVTKHIIDPKDEQIVTYVKESLESYEKTWPQYRELAMRADNVAPHIPEVEKQWVEYRQGIMEVKRLTDAGKKQEAWEHYKKMENGITKDLVASLHNLEKLANDNADAMNEEVTATNAHEMFMMIVTTVLCFLALMAVAFFIIRDIMTTLDKMVAECNEMKTGDFRLNDHYEPRGDELGQMEAAMQEMRKELNDLMRKVSESAEQMAASSEELSASAGQAAQAATQVAQSSTDVVESVEHQQKAVMESNVSVQNAESSVEEIRQQSAKVEENSAAVAQRADEGNQSIDVSVRQIKDVEVTVTSSAMMVERLGERSKEIGEIVDTMTGIAEQTNLLALNASIEAARAGDHGRGFKVVAEEVGKLAHESKESAEKIASLIKEIQSDTEDAVIAMRSGKAAVIEGAQSVGGLRTMFEEINQLVVGVSEEISQVTEAIHSVADATNEIVGEMNDINTYSGKVASEMQSVSAATEEQSASAEEIAAASEALATLAQSQQEALSHFRF from the coding sequence ATGAGATTAAAAGACATTCGTATTGGAGTTAAAATCTTGGTGTTGGTGGTAATAGGTATTATCGGCATGGCGATTCTGAGTTTTTCAGGCTATAGTGCCATGAGCAAGGCCGGGGATGACCTGGATAATATGTACCACCGCAAATTAAAGGCAACCCGCCTGCTGGGAAATGAAATCAACTATACCCGCAAAGTTCAGCTGGGGGTTACCAAGCATATCATTGATCCTAAGGATGAGCAGATTGTTACCTATGTGAAAGAATCTTTGGAAAGCTATGAAAAGACCTGGCCACAGTACCGGGAACTGGCTATGCGGGCTGATAATGTTGCCCCGCATATTCCTGAAGTGGAGAAACAATGGGTTGAATATCGTCAAGGAATTATGGAAGTAAAGCGGCTTACGGATGCAGGTAAAAAACAGGAAGCTTGGGAACATTACAAAAAGATGGAAAATGGCATTACCAAGGATTTGGTGGCCAGTCTGCATAATCTGGAGAAACTGGCCAATGACAATGCGGATGCGATGAATGAGGAAGTCACAGCGACCAATGCACATGAGATGTTCATGATGATTGTGACGACGGTATTGTGTTTCCTGGCTTTGATGGCGGTGGCCTTCTTCATCATCCGCGACATTATGACCACTTTGGACAAGATGGTGGCAGAGTGTAATGAGATGAAGACAGGGGACTTCCGTCTTAATGATCATTACGAACCGCGTGGAGACGAGTTGGGACAGATGGAAGCTGCTATGCAGGAAATGCGCAAGGAACTCAACGATTTGATGCGCAAGGTCAGCGAATCTGCCGAACAGATGGCGGCTTCGTCTGAAGAACTTTCTGCCAGTGCCGGGCAGGCTGCTCAGGCTGCAACACAGGTGGCGCAGTCGTCTACGGATGTGGTGGAGTCGGTGGAACACCAGCAGAAAGCTGTTATGGAAAGCAATGTGTCCGTACAAAATGCGGAAAGCTCCGTGGAGGAAATTCGTCAGCAATCCGCCAAGGTGGAGGAAAATTCCGCAGCTGTTGCTCAGCGGGCAGATGAAGGCAATCAATCCATTGATGTGTCTGTGCGTCAGATCAAGGATGTAGAGGTAACAGTAACTTCCTCTGCCATGATGGTAGAACGTTTGGGTGAACGCTCCAAGGAAATTGGGGAAATCGTGGACACCATGACAGGAATTGCCGAACAGACCAATCTGTTGGCGTTGAATGCTTCTATCGAAGCGGCCCGCGCCGGTGATCATGGTCGTGGCTTCAAAGTGGTGGCAGAAGAAGTGGGCAAGCTGGCGCATGAATCCAAAGAATCTGCAGAAAAGATTGCGAGCCTTATCAAGGAAATTCAGAGTGATACAGAAGATGCGGTTATCGCCATGCGTTCTGGCAAGGCTGCTGTTATTGAAGGCGCACAAAGTGTTGGGGGACTGCGCACCATGTTTGAGGAAATCAATCAGTTGGTAGTGGGAGTGTCCGAGGAAATCAGCCAAGTTACGGAAGCTATTCATTCGGTTGCTGATGCCACCAACGAAATAGTTGGTGAGATGAATGATATCAACACCTACAGCGGCAAAGTGGCCAGTGAAATGCAGTCGGTATCTGCCGCCACGGAAGAACAGTCTGCTTCGGCAGAGGAAATCGCTGCAGCCAGTGAAGCACTGGCAACGTTGGCGCAGAGTCAGCAGGAAGCGTTGTCTCACTTCCGTTTTTAG
- a CDS encoding methyl-accepting chemotaxis protein, translating to MRLKDVRIGAKILVLVVIGIMGMAILSFSGYRAMSQASDDIDNMYSRKLKATRMLGDEINYMRMIQVRIVKHILDPKDAQINASIDEAMKSYETKWPEYKALGMRADKAAAEIPNTEKKWAEYKNGIQEARKLADAGKTQEAWVYYKGVEAGVTQELLKSLVALQKVADDNADALNEEIVERNASTMTAMIVTTLLCFAVLMGIAFFIVRDIMTNLDRMVMECNRMKDGDFRLNSNYEPRGDELGQMDAAMQDMRKTLNKLMRHVSESAEQLAASSEELTASAGQAAQAATQVAQSATEVVESVEHQQKSVMDSNEAVQSAEASVEEIRQKSDQVEANSNAAATRAEKGNQAIDDSVRQIKDVEETVTASAKMVDRLGERSKEIGEIVDTMTGIAEQTNLLALNASIEAARAGEHGRGFTVVAGEVGKLAQESKESAEKIAKIIKEIQGDTEEAVLSMRTGREAVVEGAQSVESLRTMFEEINQLVVGVSGEISHVTESINAMADATNDIASEMNDINSYSGKVASEMQAVSAATEEQSASAEEIAAASEALAKLAQDQQAALSSFRF from the coding sequence ATGAGACTAAAGGACGTTCGTATTGGAGCCAAGATATTGGTGCTGGTTGTTATCGGCATCATGGGCATGGCAATTTTGAGTTTTTCTGGTTATCGGGCTATGAGTCAGGCAAGTGACGATATTGACAACATGTATTCCCGTAAACTGAAAGCAACCCGTATGTTGGGCGATGAAATCAATTACATGCGTATGATTCAGGTGCGCATTGTAAAGCATATTCTCGACCCGAAGGATGCACAGATTAATGCTTCTATCGACGAAGCGATGAAAAGCTATGAAACGAAATGGCCGGAATATAAGGCTTTGGGCATGAGAGCAGATAAAGCAGCTGCCGAAATTCCCAATACGGAAAAGAAGTGGGCGGAATATAAAAATGGGATTCAGGAAGCCCGCAAGCTGGCAGATGCCGGCAAAACCCAGGAAGCTTGGGTGTATTACAAAGGCGTGGAAGCCGGTGTAACACAGGAACTCTTAAAGAGTCTTGTAGCTTTGCAGAAGGTAGCAGATGACAATGCGGATGCACTCAATGAGGAAATCGTTGAACGCAATGCCAGCACCATGACTGCGATGATTGTTACGACTCTGTTGTGCTTTGCGGTGCTGATGGGCATTGCCTTCTTCATCGTTCGCGATATTATGACCAATCTGGACAGAATGGTTATGGAATGCAACCGCATGAAGGATGGGGACTTCCGTCTCAATAGCAATTATGAACCCCGTGGGGACGAACTGGGTCAGATGGATGCCGCTATGCAGGATATGCGTAAGACCCTGAACAAGCTGATGCGTCATGTCAGCGAATCTGCTGAACAGCTGGCAGCTTCCTCCGAGGAACTCACGGCCAGCGCTGGTCAGGCTGCTCAGGCTGCTACGCAGGTAGCGCAGTCTGCCACGGAGGTTGTGGAATCTGTTGAGCATCAGCAGAAATCTGTCATGGACAGCAATGAAGCCGTTCAGAGCGCCGAGGCTTCTGTAGAAGAAATCCGTCAGAAGTCCGACCAGGTAGAGGCAAATTCCAACGCCGCTGCTACGCGCGCTGAAAAGGGCAATCAGGCCATTGATGATTCCGTCCGTCAGATTAAGGATGTTGAGGAAACCGTTACGGCTTCTGCCAAGATGGTTGACCGTCTGGGTGAACGCTCCAAGGAAATCGGTGAAATCGTAGATACCATGACGGGCATCGCCGAACAGACCAATCTGCTGGCCCTTAACGCTTCTATCGAAGCGGCCCGCGCTGGTGAACATGGCCGTGGCTTTACGGTGGTAGCCGGTGAAGTCGGCAAGCTCGCGCAGGAATCCAAGGAATCTGCTGAAAAAATTGCCAAAATCATCAAGGAGATTCAGGGCGATACGGAAGAAGCTGTGCTTTCTATGCGTACCGGCCGTGAAGCAGTGGTGGAAGGCGCACAGAGCGTGGAATCCCTGCGTACCATGTTTGAGGAAATCAATCAGCTGGTAGTCGGTGTATCCGGCGAAATCAGCCATGTGACGGAGTCTATCAACGCCATGGCAGATGCCACCAATGACATCGCCAGCGAGATGAACGATATCAACAGCTACAGCGGCAAGGTGGCCAGCGAAATGCAGGCTGTATCCGCTGCCACGGAAGAACAGTCCGCCTCTGCTGAGGAAATTGCCGCAGCCAGTGAAGCACTGGCCAAACTGGCACAGGACCAGCAGGCTGCTCTGTCCAGCTTCCGCTTCTAA
- a CDS encoding SGNH/GDSL hydrolase family protein encodes MLKSGKVRLLTGMLALAAGMLLNMGGASAETQTDNVRINFGHTVVNTEKTAPPSEGQTAMQIKNVQLVWKEIPSAVRYQVVILKSAEDTRENIALTYNQVYTNGLTVDLSSFGAEAAGFYWKVCPLDYNGRPVGNMHFSKPKPITAGGKLNVNAPKPTTQFEHMDYMPLYPVFSWIPYGKAKQHEVQVYRVTEAGEKLIRTLNGGEYDVYEDGGYTLPGKYYWRVRSLNSDGSPLSGWSEKSYFTVEGEKPPFAALGDSITHGGGAMSVSPGYLLYDWESYSQVPVKNLGFSGNTTEAMLERFERDVLPASPRVLVVMGGVNDYRLGTFGSQTVANLQAIKEKCDAYGIIVVFLTPTPINPTMMVSRAHIDQPPYDWKKHQQYVNDWVMRQQYHVDVATALTDSMGNLRSTYTTDGLHPDYYGKKYIGEQVGRYLAMNFGWLTSKLTKKAIPTYNN; translated from the coding sequence TTGTTGAAATCAGGAAAAGTCCGTCTGTTGACGGGAATGCTGGCCCTGGCTGCCGGCATGTTGCTGAACATGGGCGGTGCCAGCGCGGAAACCCAGACCGACAATGTGCGGATAAATTTTGGCCATACGGTGGTCAATACGGAGAAGACGGCCCCGCCAAGTGAGGGTCAGACAGCTATGCAGATAAAAAATGTGCAATTAGTATGGAAGGAAATTCCCAGTGCGGTACGCTATCAGGTGGTTATCCTGAAATCGGCGGAAGATACCCGGGAAAATATTGCCCTTACCTATAATCAGGTGTATACCAACGGTCTCACGGTGGATTTATCATCCTTTGGCGCCGAGGCCGCAGGCTTTTACTGGAAAGTCTGCCCGCTGGATTACAACGGCAGGCCAGTGGGGAATATGCACTTTTCCAAGCCCAAACCCATCACGGCGGGTGGCAAGCTGAATGTGAATGCGCCTAAGCCGACTACTCAGTTTGAGCACATGGACTATATGCCCCTTTACCCGGTATTTTCCTGGATTCCTTATGGCAAGGCTAAGCAGCATGAGGTGCAGGTCTATCGGGTGACAGAGGCTGGAGAAAAACTTATCCGTACCCTGAACGGGGGCGAATATGATGTTTACGAGGATGGCGGCTACACCCTGCCGGGGAAATATTACTGGCGGGTGCGCTCCTTAAACAGCGACGGCAGTCCGTTAAGCGGCTGGTCGGAAAAAAGCTATTTCACGGTAGAAGGGGAAAAGCCTCCCTTTGCGGCACTTGGGGACAGCATTACCCACGGGGGCGGCGCCATGTCGGTATCCCCGGGCTATCTGCTCTATGACTGGGAATCCTACAGTCAGGTTCCAGTGAAGAACCTGGGCTTTAGCGGCAATACCACCGAGGCCATGCTGGAACGCTTCGAGCGGGATGTACTGCCGGCTTCGCCCAGAGTTTTGGTCGTAATGGGTGGCGTCAATGACTATCGCCTGGGCACCTTTGGCTCACAGACTGTAGCCAATCTGCAGGCCATCAAGGAAAAATGCGATGCCTATGGCATTATCGTGGTATTTTTGACGCCCACGCCTATCAATCCGACTATGATGGTGAGCCGGGCACATATTGACCAGCCGCCTTATGACTGGAAAAAACATCAGCAGTATGTCAATGACTGGGTAATGCGCCAGCAGTATCATGTGGATGTGGCCACGGCTCTGACGGACAGCATGGGCAATCTGCGGTCAACTTATACCACCGACGGGCTGCACCCTGACTACTATGGCAAAAAATATATTGGAGAACAGGTGGGACGCTACTTGGCAATGAATTTTGGCTGGCTGACCAGTAAACTGACCAAAAAAGCTATTCCTACCTATAATAATTGA
- a CDS encoding HD-GYP domain-containing protein, with protein MQISQMMQTSVLVVDGIDSDRMRLQQMLEPRVQFDGVKTGGEALTYIKRNNVDLLLLSVKLPDMDGFELLRTLRADSRFEDLPVIMLSSDQTQKAEAAVVMAGGTDIIRKPFIPIIVVKKVEQVLEMEYLHRKLKEEVHRQTKLAEDRLAASERLFEETVMALAKTIDAKDAYTRGHSQRVARYARHIAHKLGWLEEEQRKIYFMGLLHDIGKIGVPEAIINKTTRLTDYEYGQIKQHTVIGSEILDLVAEFPELSVGARSHHERYDGKGYPDGFAGSQIPVYARVIAVADAYDAMTSRRSYRDVLPQNVVRSEIAKGRGTQFDPQFADVMLQIIDSDTDYQLCEH; from the coding sequence ATGCAAATTTCCCAAATGATGCAGACTTCCGTGCTGGTGGTTGACGGTATTGACAGCGACCGCATGAGACTTCAGCAGATGCTTGAACCCCGTGTGCAGTTTGACGGGGTTAAGACCGGTGGCGAAGCTTTAACGTACATTAAAAGGAATAACGTTGATTTGCTGCTGTTGTCGGTCAAGCTCCCCGATATGGACGGTTTTGAGCTTCTGCGTACGTTGCGTGCGGATTCTCGGTTTGAAGACCTGCCCGTCATTATGCTGAGCAGTGACCAGACACAGAAGGCAGAGGCTGCGGTGGTTATGGCAGGCGGTACTGATATTATCCGCAAGCCGTTTATCCCCATCATCGTAGTCAAAAAGGTGGAACAGGTACTGGAGATGGAGTACCTGCACCGCAAATTAAAAGAAGAGGTTCATCGTCAGACCAAGCTGGCAGAAGACCGGCTGGCGGCCAGTGAACGGCTCTTTGAAGAGACGGTTATGGCACTGGCAAAGACCATCGATGCCAAGGACGCCTATACCCGCGGTCATTCCCAGCGTGTGGCCCGCTATGCTCGTCATATTGCTCATAAATTGGGTTGGCTCGAGGAAGAGCAGCGCAAGATATACTTTATGGGGCTGCTCCATGATATTGGCAAAATCGGTGTGCCGGAAGCCATCATCAACAAGACCACACGTCTTACGGATTATGAATATGGACAGATTAAGCAGCATACGGTTATCGGCTCCGAGATTCTGGATTTGGTAGCCGAGTTCCCGGAGCTTTCCGTGGGCGCCCGTTCCCATCATGAGCGTTATGATGGCAAGGGTTATCCGGACGGTTTTGCCGGTAGTCAGATTCCGGTTTATGCCCGGGTGATTGCTGTGGCGGATGCTTATGATGCCATGACATCCCGGCGCAGTTACCGCGATGTGCTGCCTCAGAATGTGGTGCGCAGTGAAATTGCCAAGGGCCGTGGTACTCAGTTTGACCCGCAGTTTGCGGATGTCATGCTGCAGATTATCGACAGCGATACGGACTATCAGCTGTGTGAGCATTGA
- the murI gene encoding glutamate racemase yields MKIAFFDSGMGGLSVLHHAMKVLPHEEFIFYADEDNVPYGTKSTEDVQRFVGEAFDFLLKQDVKAIVVACNTATSVAVAEMRRRYDLPIIGMEPAAKKALDMDGTKRVLVTATPITVKGRKMELLIEKVDKDHLVDRLALPELVTFAERQEFNSPAVTDYLRGELAQFDLSKYSSLVLGCTHFNYFKDTLRELLPDNVQFVDGNEGTVRELIRRLKERNQLEHNPQTVTYFYSGRQVTDVVELERLENCLSRLEKMYRI; encoded by the coding sequence TTGAAAATTGCCTTTTTTGATTCCGGCATGGGAGGCCTTTCGGTACTGCATCATGCTATGAAGGTTCTGCCCCATGAGGAGTTTATATTCTATGCCGATGAGGATAATGTTCCTTACGGCACCAAGAGCACGGAGGATGTGCAAAGATTTGTGGGCGAGGCCTTTGACTTCTTATTGAAACAGGATGTAAAGGCCATTGTGGTGGCCTGCAATACGGCAACCTCGGTGGCGGTGGCGGAGATGCGCCGCCGTTATGATTTGCCCATTATCGGCATGGAGCCGGCGGCCAAGAAGGCGCTGGATATGGACGGCACGAAACGCGTGCTGGTGACGGCTACGCCCATTACCGTAAAGGGGCGCAAGATGGAACTTTTGATTGAAAAAGTGGATAAGGACCATCTGGTGGATAGACTGGCTTTGCCGGAGCTGGTGACATTTGCAGAACGCCAGGAGTTCAACTCGCCGGCGGTGACGGATTACCTGCGGGGGGAGCTTGCGCAATTTGACTTGTCAAAATACTCCTCGCTGGTATTGGGCTGCACGCACTTCAACTATTTTAAGGACACCTTACGGGAACTTTTGCCGGACAATGTGCAGTTTGTGGACGGCAATGAGGGCACGGTGCGGGAACTTATCCGCCGCCTCAAGGAGCGCAATCAGCTGGAGCACAATCCCCAGACGGTCACGTACTTTTACTCCGGCCGTCAGGTCACGGATGTCGTGGAATTGGAACGGCTGGAAAACTGCCTTTCCCGGCTGGAGAAGATGTATCGGATTTAA
- a CDS encoding acyl-CoA thioesterase translates to MPVNIEHHVNFYDTDAMAVVHHANYIRWFEIGRVAYLREIGITLTEMMDDGYVFPITDISAKYVSPGKFDDNLIIETTATALTKVKMCFKYRILRKETGEVLVTGKSQNVYTSKETGHITRLPEKYLTRLQAAMEKEKAVAEAQNKE, encoded by the coding sequence GTGCCAGTAAATATCGAACATCATGTAAACTTCTACGACACGGACGCCATGGCGGTGGTTCATCACGCCAACTACATCCGTTGGTTTGAAATCGGCCGGGTGGCGTACCTGCGCGAGATTGGCATTACGTTGACGGAAATGATGGATGACGGCTATGTGTTCCCCATTACGGACATCAGCGCCAAATACGTTTCTCCGGGTAAGTTTGATGATAACCTCATCATTGAAACCACGGCTACGGCTCTTACCAAGGTCAAGATGTGTTTCAAATACCGCATCTTGCGGAAGGAGACCGGGGAAGTGCTGGTGACGGGCAAATCCCAGAACGTCTACACCAGCAAGGAGACGGGCCATATCACCCGTCTGCCGGAAAAGTATCTTACGCGTCTGCAGGCTGCTATGGAAAAAGAAAAGGCAGTGGCAGAGGCGCAAAATAAAGAATAA
- a CDS encoding coenzyme F420-0:L-glutamate ligase, with the protein MADEMKLIPVPTRILTEKDDIVDAIEHYTKDKIGENDLLCCAESVVAITQGRFVRPEDLKISGLAKFCCRFIPDYGSLASPHGMQSLMDVEGKWRVAFALFAGFVAKIFGKSGMFYVWGGKETAMIDDVTGTMPPFDKCIVYGPGEPYEVVKRIKERLGCFGAMIADVNDLKRSRVVGITEGTDGEIARNLLIDNPFGNASQKTPICIIKNYKQYQESK; encoded by the coding sequence ATGGCTGACGAAATGAAACTTATCCCGGTGCCTACGCGCATCCTGACGGAAAAAGATGATATTGTGGATGCCATCGAGCATTACACGAAAGATAAAATCGGTGAAAATGACCTGCTCTGCTGCGCTGAATCTGTAGTAGCCATCACCCAGGGCCGCTTCGTGCGTCCTGAGGACCTCAAAATCTCCGGTCTGGCTAAATTCTGCTGCCGCTTCATTCCGGACTACGGTTCTCTTGCTTCGCCGCATGGCATGCAGTCCCTGATGGATGTAGAAGGCAAATGGCGGGTAGCCTTTGCTCTGTTCGCTGGCTTTGTGGCCAAAATCTTTGGCAAGAGCGGTATGTTCTACGTTTGGGGCGGCAAGGAAACGGCCATGATTGACGATGTTACGGGCACCATGCCTCCGTTTGATAAGTGCATCGTTTACGGGCCGGGCGAACCGTATGAAGTCGTAAAGCGCATCAAGGAACGCCTGGGCTGCTTTGGTGCTATGATTGCTGACGTTAATGACCTCAAGCGCAGCCGCGTGGTGGGCATTACCGAAGGTACGGACGGCGAGATTGCCCGCAATCTGCTCATTGATAATCCGTTCGGCAACGCTTCCCAGAAGACGCCAATCTGCATTATTAAGAATTACAAGCAGTATCAGGAAAGCAAATAA
- the rph gene encoding ribonuclease PH, whose protein sequence is MERFRHRAADELRPCKIHRKFQKYPAGSVLIEMGNTKVICAATVEERVPFFLKGTGEGWITAEYSLLPSATGTRTQREAVKGKQSGRTQEIERLIGRSLRSVVDTKALGERTIMIDCDVIQADGGTRTASITGAFVALVEACATFYQKGGIFPVKDFLAAISVGISADNEPLLDLCYEEDSTAMVDMNVVMTGFGKFVEVQGTGEGRPFDHQELNSLLSLGEKGCRELISYEKDILGSQLVWLVGREG, encoded by the coding sequence ATGGAGCGTTTTAGGCACCGTGCCGCAGACGAACTGCGCCCCTGTAAAATTCACCGCAAATTTCAAAAGTATCCCGCAGGTTCCGTGCTTATCGAGATGGGCAACACCAAGGTAATCTGTGCGGCAACCGTGGAGGAGAGAGTGCCCTTCTTTCTGAAAGGCACTGGCGAAGGCTGGATTACGGCGGAGTATTCCCTGCTGCCCAGCGCCACAGGAACCCGCACGCAGAGGGAAGCGGTGAAGGGCAAACAGTCCGGCCGCACCCAGGAAATCGAGCGGCTTATCGGCCGTTCTCTGCGCTCTGTGGTGGATACCAAGGCTTTGGGCGAGCGTACCATCATGATTGACTGTGATGTGATTCAGGCCGATGGCGGTACGCGCACGGCTTCCATCACTGGTGCTTTTGTGGCTTTGGTGGAGGCCTGTGCGACCTTCTATCAGAAGGGGGGAATCTTTCCCGTCAAGGACTTTCTCGCAGCTATCAGTGTGGGCATAAGCGCCGACAATGAGCCTCTGCTGGACTTGTGCTATGAGGAAGATTCCACGGCTATGGTGGATATGAATGTCGTGATGACGGGCTTTGGCAAGTTCGTGGAGGTACAGGGGACAGGAGAGGGCCGTCCCTTTGACCATCAGGAACTTAATAGCCTGCTTTCTCTGGGGGAGAAAGGCTGCCGTGAGCTGATTTCCTACGAGAAAGATATATTGGGGAGCCAACTGGTCTGGCTGGTTGGCCGAGAAGGATAA
- a CDS encoding XTP/dITP diphosphatase, with protein MKKIVIATKNAGKVREMKDAFAHLPVEVVALSEFGQLPNAIEDGETFAENAAIKAKFYMEKTGCACLADDSGLEVAVLGGRPGVYSSRYAGYNAEDWANNQKMLEELCIADVEESPANYRCSLCFADTDGTLLTADGRCDGVVRKIPHGKNGFGYDPYFYTNEYAGRTMAELTMEEKNRISHRGRALRKLTQKLEEHLA; from the coding sequence ATGAAGAAGATTGTCATTGCCACGAAAAATGCAGGCAAAGTTCGGGAAATGAAGGATGCTTTTGCACATCTGCCTGTGGAAGTGGTGGCTTTGTCGGAATTTGGGCAGCTGCCCAATGCCATTGAAGACGGGGAAACCTTTGCAGAAAATGCGGCCATCAAGGCGAAGTTTTATATGGAAAAAACAGGCTGTGCCTGCCTCGCGGATGATTCCGGGCTGGAAGTAGCTGTATTGGGCGGCCGTCCTGGCGTGTATTCCTCCCGCTATGCCGGTTATAATGCCGAGGATTGGGCCAACAATCAGAAGATGCTGGAAGAACTCTGCATTGCCGATGTGGAAGAATCTCCGGCGAACTATCGCTGCAGTCTTTGCTTTGCGGATACGGATGGTACGCTTCTGACGGCAGATGGCCGCTGCGATGGCGTCGTAAGGAAAATTCCCCATGGCAAGAATGGGTTTGGCTATGACCCGTATTTCTACACCAATGAATATGCTGGCCGTACCATGGCAGAACTGACCATGGAGGAAAAGAACCGCATCAGCCATCGGGGACGGGCTCTGCGCAAGCTGACGCAGAAATTAGAGGAGCATCTGGCATGA
- a CDS encoding metallophosphoesterase family protein, whose amino-acid sequence MKIGIVSDSHGGYQYLDTMLACKEARNVKLWLFAGDIAMDADYLAMVTDKEVIRVAGNNDWPGGRLPDYETVDIAGHTILLTHGHLFGVNFGLNNLQQAALDVGADIAVYGHTHVAVEEMKGDVLILNPGSISRPRDASNGSFMVMDLQPDKSPCVKLIRI is encoded by the coding sequence ATGAAGATAGGCATTGTCAGCGACAGCCACGGCGGCTACCAGTATCTTGATACGATGCTGGCCTGTAAAGAAGCCAGGAATGTGAAACTGTGGCTCTTTGCCGGGGATATTGCCATGGACGCGGACTATCTGGCTATGGTGACGGATAAGGAAGTCATCCGTGTAGCAGGCAATAACGACTGGCCCGGAGGCCGTCTGCCTGACTATGAAACCGTCGATATTGCAGGCCATACCATCCTTTTGACACATGGCCATTTGTTCGGCGTGAATTTTGGCCTGAACAATTTGCAGCAGGCAGCCTTGGATGTCGGCGCGGATATTGCAGTCTACGGTCATACGCATGTGGCAGTAGAGGAGATGAAAGGTGATGTGCTGATATTAAATCCTGGCAGCATATCACGTCCACGGGATGCAAGCAATGGTTCTTTCATGGTGATGGATTTGCAGCCCGATAAATCTCCTTGTGTAAAACTGATAAGAATATAA
- a CDS encoding fumarate hydratase, protein MREIDAKQITETVAQMCKEAAYYLPDDVYNAMKKARETETSPVGQNVLDQIIRNAEIAKAEDRPYCQDTGMTIVFLEVGQDLHITGGLLEDAVNAGISKGYTEGYLRKSVVGEPLFNRVNTKDNTPGVIYTKIVAGDKLKITVAPKGFGSENKSGVKMLVPADGVEGVKKAVMDIILHASMNPCPPMVVGVGIGGTMDRAALLSKLALTRSVDERNPMPEYAKLEGELLELINQTGIGPQLGGNTSALAVNVEWGPTHIAGLPVAVTICCHAMRHKQRVL, encoded by the coding sequence TTGCGAGAAATTGACGCAAAACAAATCACGGAAACCGTGGCACAGATGTGCAAAGAAGCGGCCTATTACCTTCCGGATGACGTGTATAACGCCATGAAGAAGGCAAGAGAAACGGAGACTTCTCCGGTTGGCCAGAATGTTCTCGACCAGATTATCCGCAATGCGGAAATCGCCAAGGCAGAAGACCGTCCTTACTGCCAGGATACGGGCATGACCATCGTATTCCTGGAAGTTGGTCAGGATCTGCACATTACGGGCGGCCTGCTGGAAGATGCCGTAAATGCCGGTATTTCCAAAGGCTACACCGAAGGTTATCTGCGTAAATCCGTGGTCGGCGAACCGCTCTTCAACCGTGTAAACACCAAGGACAACACGCCGGGTGTTATCTACACGAAGATTGTAGCCGGTGACAAGCTCAAAATCACCGTAGCTCCGAAGGGCTTTGGTTCCGAGAACAAGTCCGGCGTTAAGATGCTGGTGCCCGCTGATGGCGTGGAAGGCGTTAAGAAAGCCGTTATGGACATCATCCTCCATGCCAGCATGAATCCGTGCCCGCCGATGGTTGTCGGCGTTGGTATCGGTGGTACCATGGACAGAGCAGCCCTCCTTTCCAAACTGGCTCTGACGCGTTCTGTTGACGAACGCAACCCGATGCCGGAATACGCCAAACTGGAAGGCGAACTCCTTGAACTCATCAATCAGACGGGTATTGGCCCCCAGCTGGGCGGCAACACCTCGGCACTGGCTGTAAACGTAGAGTGGGGCCCCACGCATATTGCAGGCCTGCCGGTAGCTGTAACGATTTGCTGCCACGCTATGCGTCATAAACAGCGTGTACTTTGA